A portion of the Lolium rigidum isolate FL_2022 chromosome 1, APGP_CSIRO_Lrig_0.1, whole genome shotgun sequence genome contains these proteins:
- the LOC124682382 gene encoding F-box protein At1g10780-like — MDALPDGVVQSILSQLSNARDVAACSGVSRCWRDCVPFLPSLYFPRSAFDSAAAGGGTAADDAIGRMVEAAARLEELVIYCPFSSAHLPRWLALRSASLRVLELRVDSAADKAAAAAGSGHLDCIGLVSTLQELRLWGLTMTRAPAWGQLQRLRVLEIVGAHLEDLAVCGAVHACPSLTDLALLGCECAGAVAFTLPLLQRCRLDFVGSGTCALTLAAPHVESLEVQGFSWIVLQGGDRLRRLTIAKNTGSVSSVGIERLPVLDHLSLRGVQWSWGAVSYLLQCAAEVRHLVMKVEFCGDFDTLQPFPEVDLVEFFNTHPKLRRFEIHGAMFAALCQKNSLKNLDSRFSISSLEEVLITVRSPLNAEQKLITLESLVCCSPRLLSMVIRISQMKNCHEASDEFFEEICKFAHVNKGRVRIE; from the exons ATGGACGCGCTCCCGGACGGCGTGGTGCAGAGCATCCTCTCGCAGCTCAGCAACGCGCGCGACGTCGCGGCCTGCTCGGGCGTCTCCCGCTGCTGGCGCGACTGCGTGCCCTTCCTCCCGTCCCTCTACTTCCCGCGGAGCGCCTTCGACTCCGCCGCCGCGGGGGGCGgcaccgccgccgacgacgccatCGGCCGgatggtcgaggccgcggcccgccTCGAGGAGCTCGTCATCTACTGCCCCTTCTCCTCCGCCCACCTCCCGCGCTGGCTCGCGCTGCGGAGCGCGTCGCTCCGCGTGCTCGAGCTCCGGGTCGACTCCGCCGCCGAcaaggcggcggccgcggccggaTCCGGCCACCTCGACTGCATCGGGCTCGTCTCCACCCTCCAGGAGCTGCGGCTCTGGGGCCTCACCATGACGCGGGCCCCGGCCTGGGGCCAGCTGCAGCGGCTCCGCGTGCTCGAGAtcgtcggcgcgcacctcgaggaCCTCGCCGTCTGCGGCGCCGTCCACGCCTGCCCCAGCCTCACCGACCTCGCGCTGCTCGGCTGCGAGTGCGCCGGCGCCGTCGCCTTCACCCTCCCCCTGCTCCAGCGCTGCCGCCTCGACTTCGTCGGCTCCGGCACCTGCGCGCTCACGCTCGCCGCGCCGCACGTCGAGTCGCTCGAGGTCCAGGGGTTCAGCTGGATCGTGCTGCAGGGCGGCGACCGCCTCAGGCGCCTCACCATCGCCAAAAACACCG GGAGCGTGTCTTCCGTGGGGATCGAGAGGCTCCCGGTGCTGGACCACCTGTCGCTGCGCGGCGTGCAGTGGAGCTGGGGAGCCGTCAGCTACCTGCTGCAGTGCGCCGCCGAGGTCAGGCACCTGGTCATGAAGGTCGAGTTCTGCGGCGACTTCGACACGCTCCAGCCCTTCCCCGAGGTGGATCTCGTCGAGTTCTTCAACACCCACCCCAAGCTTCGCAGGTTCGAGATCCATGGTGCCATGTTCGCGGCGCTGTGCCAGAAGAACAGCCTCAAAAAT CTGGACTCGAGGTTCTCGATATCCTCGCTGGAGGAGGTGCTCATCACCGTGCGCTCGCCCTTGAACGCCGAGCAGAAGCTGATCACCCTCGAGTCCCTTGTCTGTTGCAGCCCCAGGCTGCTGAGCATGGTCATCAGGATCTCGCAGATGAAGAACTGCCACGAGGCTTCAGATGAATTCTTCGAAGAGATTTGCAAGTTTGCACACGTCAATAAGGGCAGAGTGCGGATAGAATAG